TCGTGTCCTTCAGCAGGTAACCGCGCGCACCGGCTTCCAGCGCTTGGAAAATGTCCTCTTCGTTGTCGTAGGTCGTGAGCACCAGCACTTTTGCCGCGGCATCGCGGGCGACCAATGCCTTGATCGTCTGCACGCCATCGCCATCGGGCATGCGCAGGTCCATGATGAAGACATCGGCCGCTTCCTTGGAAGCCATCACTTCCCTGCCGCTGCCGGCTTCCGCCACGACCTTCAGGTCGGGCTGGCTGTTGAGGATGGCCGCGAGCCCGGCGCGCAGCGAGGGGTGATCGTCGGCCAGGAAAATCCGGATGGGCTTCTTCATGTCGGGAGGGTTGCGGAGACTTCAGTGCCTTCCCCGGGGCGGCTGTCAATCGAAAGACTACCGCCCAGCGCCGCGACCCGCTCGTGCATGCCAGTCAGGCCATAGCCCTTTCCCACCCGCTCGG
This sequence is a window from Luteolibacter arcticus. Protein-coding genes within it:
- a CDS encoding response regulator, whose amino-acid sequence is MKKPIRIFLADDHPSLRAGLAAILNSQPDLKVVAEAGSGREVMASKEAADVFIMDLRMPDGDGVQTIKALVARDAAAKVLVLTTYDNEEDIFQALEAGARGYLLKDTTKEELVAAVRQVHQGERYLPQNIASRLADRVIRPNLTPRELDVLRLVSRGRTNKEMASAMFISEETVKSHMKSLFQKLGVHDRAEAVSVSLQRGLIRL